From one Ooceraea biroi isolate clonal line C1 chromosome 7, Obir_v5.4, whole genome shotgun sequence genomic stretch:
- the LOC113561438 gene encoding protein distal antenna-like — MDLTQLSGRGTDRARTDRRQLCNRRPQLNFSDPFSLSFVTSYYNNDDYKKKSLPISSGVKHIISTTPRNETARPGKRLSRNYSVQQKLDAIKRVREGKSKAAVARDIDAPESTLRGWCKSEHKLQSQAGNLRNFEQEVSPSSNESKRSSPSSSSPFVSNMPANDVNIAISFTAPTEPSPAVKRLRVDNEITPAINIGAQAARVAPVTTSSDVGLIENGLQYTRNNGVLTNNATKEKHSTSFLMPDTPRNSIRQNSSSPAMDSPGTSRTNSTSLINGTQADPSISKKHELPKNVEQITASLGPLQYLQPGQTRNTQLDAMLLQWNMVQQLANINALSTRKYNRELLDYIFYNNNNNNLHQNNNNQSSNNTENDNGVQPPSELQEAIEHGNVFVNWLQSRGTPISTFVQVNEIKKILSNMKQMAQNRE; from the coding sequence ATGGACCTCACCCAACTTTCGGGGCGAGGCacggatcgcgcgcgcaccgatCGTCGTCAGTTGTGTAATCGTCGACCACAACTAAATTTTTCAGATCCCTTCAGCTTGAGCTTCGTAAccagttattataataacgacgattacaaaaaaaaaagcTTGCCAATTAGCTCCGGTGTCAAACATATCATTTCCACCACGCCGCGGAATGAAACAGCCCGGCCAGGCAAACGACTATCGAGGAACTATAGTGTGCAGCAAAAACTTGATGCCATCAAACGGGTACGTGAGGGCAAATCGAAAGCTGCCGTTGCACGCGACATCGATGCACCGGAATCGACACTTCGCGGATGGTGCAAATCCGAGCATAAGTTACAGAGCCAAGCCGGGAACTTGCGGAATTTCGAACAGGAAGTATCACCTTCCTCAAATGAAAGTAAGAGAAGTTCGCCGTCCAGCTCGTCACCTTTTGTATCAAATATGCCGGCGAATGATGTGAATATTGCTATATCGTTCACAGCGCCGACTGAACCCAGCCCGGCAGTAAAGCGGCTGCGAGTTGACAACGAGATAACGCCTGCAATCAACATTGGGGCACAAGCAGCTCGCGTTGCACCAGTTACAACATCATCTGATGTAGGCCTAATCGAGAACGGCCTGCAGTATACTAGGAACAACGGTGTGTTGACGAACAATGCAACCAAGGAGAAACACAGTACTTCCTTTCTGATGCCGGATACACCAAGGAATTCTATAAGACAAAATAGCTCATCTCCGGCCATGGATTCTCCTGGGACTAGTAGAACGAATTCCACTAGCCTTATTAACGGAACACAGGCGGACCCAAGCATTTCAAAAAAACACGAACTTCCAAAAAACGTGGAGCAGATTACTGCATCGTTGGGTCCATTGCAGTATTTGCAACCTGGACAGACTAGGAATACGCAATTAGATGCCATGTTGCTGCAGTGGAATATGGTACAACAACTTGCCAATATAAATGCGTTGAGTACGCGCAAGTATAATCGGGAACTCCTGGACTACATTTTctacaacaacaacaacaacaatcttcatcaaaataacaataatcagAGCAGCAACAATACTGAAAATGACAACGGTGTACAACCTCCTTCTGAACTGCAGGAAGCAATAGAGCACGGTAACGTATTCGTCAACTGGCTACAAAGCCGCGGAACACCCATTAGCACGTTTGTTCAGGTAAACGAAATAAAGAAGATCCTTAGTAACATGAAACAAATGGCACAGAATAGAGAATAG
- the LOC105288035 gene encoding metastasis-associated protein MTA3 isoform X2 yields the protein MPMPAEYHEGHGNHENANFALGSTQDANNMTANMYRVGDYVYFETSTSSPYQIRRIEELNKTASGNVEAKVMCFFRRRDLPSTLIMLADKHQWMEESVPGGVTELSSKQRHQMKHRELFLSRQVETMPATHIRGKCCVTLLNETESLLSYLNKEDSFFYCLVFDPTQRTLLADKGEIRVGSRYQATDIPAVLTSSEREGDTRRSQDLETLVWTPRHNLTDRQIDQFLVVSRSVGTFARALDCSSSIKQPSLHMSAAAASRDITLFHAMDTLHQHTYDLAKAVASLVPSTGPVLCRDEMEEWSASEANLFEEALEKYGKDFADIRADFLPWKSLKNVIEYYYMWKTTDRYVQQKRVKAVEAESKLKQVYIPNYNKTPTSTTPSTTIVPLGNSNSNSNGKPTSVLNGNSNGNMVTDNSGILIVGVGGKPCESCQVVQSPQWYAWGPSHMQCRLCQSCWTYWKKYGGLKVPSRIDDADLERKRTGAGSDEESKAISGAHRPHRCSIPTCGKEFKLKAHLSRHYASAHGVDLRGATGSGGGGSGSPRPVMKTRSAFYLRTSMLARAARRLCAAQLRTRHAARAPHQPVNATPLRHLCAQLTPKSPNELRILSRAVRPRPRPRVADIASRLGDHPAPRQPGDWDWLTLTTPAQRKQPDRVFFPRPPKAPDGSLLYERVPNKPEVDRLTLTPPQPQPQPVIPVQQNIMKRPRFDEINGSDGIALSTGISGTPPAKRAHHSQQLHQKHTLEHPTPAVLPLAPPLNGRATHPHPLSHGPPLSRSNARKQVISWMDAPDDVYFRANEPIKRARRGLSSVELRRAARKPWRKLSIPLHPPHLQRTVRGEDMVVVLD from the exons ACTGCGAGCGGCAATGTGGAGGCAAAAGTCATGTGCTTTTTCAGGCGGAGGGACTTGCCTTCTACCTTAATTATGCTCGCTGACAAACATCAAT GGATGGAAGAAAGCGTTCCTGGAGGAGTAACGGAATTAAGTTCCAAGCAACGTCACCAAATGAAACATAGAGAACTCTTTTTATCGCGACAAGTGGAGACTATGCCAGCCACTCATATTAGAGGCAAATGCTGTGTGACGTTACTAAACGAAACCGAATCCTTACTGAGCTATTTAAATAAGGAGGATTCATTTTTTTACTGCTTAGTATTTGATCCTACTCAACGTACTTTATTAGCTGATAAag GCGAAATTAGAGTTGGTAGTAGATATCAAGCAACGGACATACCAGCGGTATTAACGTCCTCTGAGAGAGAAGGGGATACTCGCAGATCACAAGATTTGGAAACACTGGTGTGGACCCCCCGACACAATTTGACAGATCGTCAGATTGATCAATTTCTTGTTGTCAGCAGATCTGTAGGCACATTCGCAAGAGCCTTAGACTGTTCATCCTCCATTAAACAACCCTCTTTGCACATGTCCGCCGCTGCTGCATCTAGAGATATTACCTTG TTCCACGCGATGGATACCTTGCATCAGCATACTTATGACTTGGCGAAAGCCGTAGCATCCTTAGTACCTAGTACCGGTCCCGTGCTATGCAGAGACGAAATGGAAGAGTGGAGCGCGTCCGAGGCGAACCTGTTTGAAGAGGCGCTCGAGAAATATGGCAAGGACTTTGCTGACATCCGAGCAGATTTT TTACCATGGAAGTCCCTGAAAAATGTGATCGAATACTATTATATGTGGAAAACGACGGACCGATACGTTCAGCAGAAACGAGTGAAAGCAGTGGAAGCGGAGAGTAAATTGAAGCAAGTCTACATACCAAATTACAACAAGACTCCAACATCTACTACTCCTTCCACGACGATTGTACCTCTGGGCAACAGTAACAGCAACAGTAACGGAAAGCCAACCAGCGTTTTGAACGGTAACAGTAACGGTAACATGGTCACCGATAATTCCGGGATACTTATAGTCGGAGTCGGCGGAAAACCGTGCGAGAGCTGTCAGGTCGTCCAAAGCCCGCAGTGGTACGCTTGGGGACCATCTCACATGCAGTGTCGTCTGTGTCAATCATGTTGGACATATTGGAAAAAATATGGGGGACTCAAG GTACCTTCACGCATCGATGATGCCGACCTCGAAAGGAAACGCACCGGCGCAGGATCCGATGAGGAGAGCAAAGCAATTAGTGGTGCACATAGGCCGCATCGGTGTAGCATTCCTACTTGTGGTAAAGAGTTCAAGTTGAAGGCCCACTTGAGCCGCCACTACGCTAGCGCGCACGGAGTGGACTTGCGTGGCGCCACTGgaagcggcggcggcggcagcggctcGCCACGACCGGTCATGAAGACGCGCTCCGCGTTCTACCTGCGTACCTCGATGTTGGCGCGTGCCGCGCGACGACTTTGCGCCGCGCAATTGCGCACACGTCATGCCGCACGTGCGCCACATCAGCCGGTAAATGCCACACCATTACGACATTTATGTGCTCAGTTGACTCCCAAGAGTCCCAACGAACTTCGTATTCTGTCGCGCGCCGTACGGCCCCGACCGCGTCCTCGAGTGGCCGATATAGCTTCGCGTCTTGGCGATCATCCCGCGCCACGACAACCCGGCGACTGGGATTGGCTAACACTGACCACCCCGGCACAGCGTAAGCAGCCAGATCGAGTCTTCTTTCCACGTCCACCAAAGGCACCAG ATGGCAGTTTGTTATACGAGAGGGTACCGAATAAACCTGAAGTGGATAGGCTGACGTTGACGCCACCGCAGCCGCAGCCGCAGCCTGTTATCCCAGTACAGCAGAATATCATGAAACGCCCAAGATTTGATGAAATCAATGGTTCGGATG GTATTGCCCTGAGTACGGGGATTTCTGGTACACCTCCCGCGAAAAGAGCTCATCACTCGCAGCAACTGCACCAGAAACACACGCTGGAGCATCCTACGCCCGCTGTTCTTCCACTCGCACCCCCTTTGAATGGCAGAGCCACTCATCCACATCCGTTGTCCCATGGTCCACCGTTGTCCAGAAGCAACGCGCGTAAACAAGTTATCTCGTGGATGGATGCCCCCGATGACGTCTACTTCCGCGCCAACGAGCCAATCAA GCGAGCCAGAAGAGGTCTATCTTCAGTAGAACTGCGAAGAGCGGCGCGCAAACCCTGGCGCAAATTGTCAATCCCCTTACATCCGCCCCATCTGCAGAGGACAGTGCGCGGCGAGGACATGGTCGTCGTCTTGGACTGA
- the LOC105288035 gene encoding metastasis-associated protein MTA2 isoform X1, whose protein sequence is MPMPAEYHEGHGNHENANFALGSTQDANNMTANMYRVGDYVYFETSTSSPYQIRRIEELNKTASGNVEAKVMCFFRRRDLPSTLIMLADKHQLASAEQQRSESPASTQNLKLENPDTTKEMTSKDGIGPKVMIKGGGKGGWLKAPLSEAQEPHGMEESVPGGVTELSSKQRHQMKHRELFLSRQVETMPATHIRGKCCVTLLNETESLLSYLNKEDSFFYCLVFDPTQRTLLADKGEIRVGSRYQATDIPAVLTSSEREGDTRRSQDLETLVWTPRHNLTDRQIDQFLVVSRSVGTFARALDCSSSIKQPSLHMSAAAASRDITLFHAMDTLHQHTYDLAKAVASLVPSTGPVLCRDEMEEWSASEANLFEEALEKYGKDFADIRADFLPWKSLKNVIEYYYMWKTTDRYVQQKRVKAVEAESKLKQVYIPNYNKTPTSTTPSTTIVPLGNSNSNSNGKPTSVLNGNSNGNMVTDNSGILIVGVGGKPCESCQVVQSPQWYAWGPSHMQCRLCQSCWTYWKKYGGLKVPSRIDDADLERKRTGAGSDEESKAISGAHRPHRCSIPTCGKEFKLKAHLSRHYASAHGVDLRGATGSGGGGSGSPRPVMKTRSAFYLRTSMLARAARRLCAAQLRTRHAARAPHQPVNATPLRHLCAQLTPKSPNELRILSRAVRPRPRPRVADIASRLGDHPAPRQPGDWDWLTLTTPAQRKQPDRVFFPRPPKAPDGSLLYERVPNKPEVDRLTLTPPQPQPQPVIPVQQNIMKRPRFDEINGSDGIALSTGISGTPPAKRAHHSQQLHQKHTLEHPTPAVLPLAPPLNGRATHPHPLSHGPPLSRSNARKQVISWMDAPDDVYFRANEPIKRARRGLSSVELRRAARKPWRKLSIPLHPPHLQRTVRGEDMVVVLD, encoded by the exons ACTGCGAGCGGCAATGTGGAGGCAAAAGTCATGTGCTTTTTCAGGCGGAGGGACTTGCCTTCTACCTTAATTATGCTCGCTGACAAACATCAAT TGGCAAGCGCGGAGCAGCAGAGGTCAGAATCCCCTGCGAGCACGCAGAATCTGAAACTCGAGAATCCCGACACTACTAAGGAAATGACTAGTAAAGATGGGATCGGGCCCAAAGTGATGATCAAAGGGGGCGGGAAAGGGGGCTGGCTGAAGGCCCCATTATCGGAGGCCCAAGAGCCCCATG GGATGGAAGAAAGCGTTCCTGGAGGAGTAACGGAATTAAGTTCCAAGCAACGTCACCAAATGAAACATAGAGAACTCTTTTTATCGCGACAAGTGGAGACTATGCCAGCCACTCATATTAGAGGCAAATGCTGTGTGACGTTACTAAACGAAACCGAATCCTTACTGAGCTATTTAAATAAGGAGGATTCATTTTTTTACTGCTTAGTATTTGATCCTACTCAACGTACTTTATTAGCTGATAAag GCGAAATTAGAGTTGGTAGTAGATATCAAGCAACGGACATACCAGCGGTATTAACGTCCTCTGAGAGAGAAGGGGATACTCGCAGATCACAAGATTTGGAAACACTGGTGTGGACCCCCCGACACAATTTGACAGATCGTCAGATTGATCAATTTCTTGTTGTCAGCAGATCTGTAGGCACATTCGCAAGAGCCTTAGACTGTTCATCCTCCATTAAACAACCCTCTTTGCACATGTCCGCCGCTGCTGCATCTAGAGATATTACCTTG TTCCACGCGATGGATACCTTGCATCAGCATACTTATGACTTGGCGAAAGCCGTAGCATCCTTAGTACCTAGTACCGGTCCCGTGCTATGCAGAGACGAAATGGAAGAGTGGAGCGCGTCCGAGGCGAACCTGTTTGAAGAGGCGCTCGAGAAATATGGCAAGGACTTTGCTGACATCCGAGCAGATTTT TTACCATGGAAGTCCCTGAAAAATGTGATCGAATACTATTATATGTGGAAAACGACGGACCGATACGTTCAGCAGAAACGAGTGAAAGCAGTGGAAGCGGAGAGTAAATTGAAGCAAGTCTACATACCAAATTACAACAAGACTCCAACATCTACTACTCCTTCCACGACGATTGTACCTCTGGGCAACAGTAACAGCAACAGTAACGGAAAGCCAACCAGCGTTTTGAACGGTAACAGTAACGGTAACATGGTCACCGATAATTCCGGGATACTTATAGTCGGAGTCGGCGGAAAACCGTGCGAGAGCTGTCAGGTCGTCCAAAGCCCGCAGTGGTACGCTTGGGGACCATCTCACATGCAGTGTCGTCTGTGTCAATCATGTTGGACATATTGGAAAAAATATGGGGGACTCAAG GTACCTTCACGCATCGATGATGCCGACCTCGAAAGGAAACGCACCGGCGCAGGATCCGATGAGGAGAGCAAAGCAATTAGTGGTGCACATAGGCCGCATCGGTGTAGCATTCCTACTTGTGGTAAAGAGTTCAAGTTGAAGGCCCACTTGAGCCGCCACTACGCTAGCGCGCACGGAGTGGACTTGCGTGGCGCCACTGgaagcggcggcggcggcagcggctcGCCACGACCGGTCATGAAGACGCGCTCCGCGTTCTACCTGCGTACCTCGATGTTGGCGCGTGCCGCGCGACGACTTTGCGCCGCGCAATTGCGCACACGTCATGCCGCACGTGCGCCACATCAGCCGGTAAATGCCACACCATTACGACATTTATGTGCTCAGTTGACTCCCAAGAGTCCCAACGAACTTCGTATTCTGTCGCGCGCCGTACGGCCCCGACCGCGTCCTCGAGTGGCCGATATAGCTTCGCGTCTTGGCGATCATCCCGCGCCACGACAACCCGGCGACTGGGATTGGCTAACACTGACCACCCCGGCACAGCGTAAGCAGCCAGATCGAGTCTTCTTTCCACGTCCACCAAAGGCACCAG ATGGCAGTTTGTTATACGAGAGGGTACCGAATAAACCTGAAGTGGATAGGCTGACGTTGACGCCACCGCAGCCGCAGCCGCAGCCTGTTATCCCAGTACAGCAGAATATCATGAAACGCCCAAGATTTGATGAAATCAATGGTTCGGATG GTATTGCCCTGAGTACGGGGATTTCTGGTACACCTCCCGCGAAAAGAGCTCATCACTCGCAGCAACTGCACCAGAAACACACGCTGGAGCATCCTACGCCCGCTGTTCTTCCACTCGCACCCCCTTTGAATGGCAGAGCCACTCATCCACATCCGTTGTCCCATGGTCCACCGTTGTCCAGAAGCAACGCGCGTAAACAAGTTATCTCGTGGATGGATGCCCCCGATGACGTCTACTTCCGCGCCAACGAGCCAATCAA GCGAGCCAGAAGAGGTCTATCTTCAGTAGAACTGCGAAGAGCGGCGCGCAAACCCTGGCGCAAATTGTCAATCCCCTTACATCCGCCCCATCTGCAGAGGACAGTGCGCGGCGAGGACATGGTCGTCGTCTTGGACTGA